The Pseudoxanthomonas sp. genome segment CCAGGAAGGGCTGTCGGCCTTCCTCGACAAGCGCGCACCGGCATGGACCACCAAGGAGTAAGCCGATGATCGACCATCTGGGCATCGAAGTCGCCGATTACGCACGCAGCCGCGCTTTCTACGAACGTGTGCTGGCCACGCTCGGCCATGGCGTCGTCATGGAGGTGACGCGCGAGATGAGTGGCGGCTATGAAGGCTGCGGCTTCGGCCCGCCGGGACGCCCGCAGTTCTGGGTCGGCAAGGGAAGCGGCAAGCCCGGCAGCGGATCCCATATCGCCTTCAGCGCGCAGACCCGTGCCCAGGTGGACGCCTTCCACACGGCGGCACTGTCTGCCGGCGCACGCGACAACGGCGCGCCCGGCCTGCGCCCGCATTACCACCCGAATTACTACGGCGCCTTCGCCATCGATCCGGACGGCCACAACATCGAGGCCGTCTGCCACCTTCCCGCGGAAATCGAGCCCTAATGTTCTCCAAGATCCTGATCGCCAACCGCGGCGAAATCGCCTGCCGTGTCATCCGTACCTGTCGCCGGCTGGGCATCCGTACGGTCGCCGTCTATTCCGAGGCCGATGCCGATGCGCAGCAAGTGCGCCAGGCGGACGAAGCGGTGCTGATCGGCGGTCCGCGCCCGGCCGACAGTTACCTGCGCGGCGACGTCATTCTCGATGCCGCGAAGCGGACCGGTGCCCAGGCCATCCATCCGGGGTACGGCTTCCTGTCCGAGAACGCCGACTTCGCCGATGCCGTCGTGGCCGCCGGCATGGTGTTCATCGGCCCGTCCGGCACGTCGATGCGCAAGATGGGCAGCAAGGCTGGCGCCAAGGAACTGATGGACGCCGCCGGTGTGCCGGTCGTGCCCGGCTACACCGGCGAGGACCAGTCGCCGAACACGCTGTCGCGCGAAGCCGCCCGCATCGGCTTCCCGCTGATGATCAAGGCTGCGCACGGCGGCGGCGGCAAGGGCATGCGCGTGGTGCACCGGCTGGAGGACTTCATCGGCCAGCTGGAAAGCTGCCAGCGCGAAGCGGCCAATGCCTTCGGCCGCGACCGCGTGCTGCTGGAGCGTTACGTGCAGTCGCCGCGCCACATCGAGATCCAAGTGTTCGCCGACACGCACGGCCACACGCTGCACCTCAACGAACGCGAGTGCTCGGCCCAGCGCCGCTACCAGAAGGTGCTGGAGGAGTCGCCATCGCCGTTCCTCACGCCCGCGCTGCGCACCGCCATGGGCGATGCCGCGGTGAAGGCGGCGCAGGCCATCGACTACGCCAATGCGGGCACGGTGGAGTTCATCGTCGATCCAGAAGGCCGGTTCTACTTCATGGAGATCAACACCCGCCTGCAGGTGGAGCATCCGGTCACCGAAATGGTCACCGGACTGGACCTGGTGGAATGGCAACTGCGCGTGGCGGCGGGCGAGCCGTTGCCGCTGACGCAGGACGCCATCGCGCAGCGCGGCCATGCCATCGAGGTGCGCCTGTACGCGGAAGATCCGGAAGCCGGCTTCCTGCCCGGCTCCGGACGGCTCGAATCGCTGGTGCTGCCCACGCCGTCCGCCGACGTCCGCCTCGATGGCGGCGTGATCGAAGGCGACGTGGTGACCATCTTCTACGACCCGATGATCGCCAAGCTGATCGTCTGGGGCGAGGATCGTCCCAACGCGCTGGCGCGGCTGCGCGAGGCGCTGGCCGACTGCGACATCGTCGGGCCCAAGTCGAACATCGGCTTCCTCGAACAGCTGGTCCGGCATCCGGCCGTGGTGGAGGGCCGCATCGACACCGGCTACCTCGACCGGCACCTGGACGAGTTCATGCCGGCGCCGTCGCTGACCCCGGACCTGCAGGTGGCCGCGTCGGTTGCGGTGCTGCTGGAACAGGAAACGTCGGCCCGGCGCGACGCCGCGGCCTCCGGTGATCCCGGCTCGCCCTGGGCGGCCGCCGATGGCTGGCGCCTGGGCCATGCCGGACGCCGGCCGCTGGCCTTCCAGCACCGCGACCAGCGCTGGGAGACGCTCGGGCACGGCCATGCGGGCCGTTACGTCGTCGAGATCGAGGGCACGGCGCATCCGGTCGACGGCGCCCGCCTGACCGCTGGCCTGCTCGAGTTGCGTATCCATGATCAGGCACGCCGCTTGCGCATCCACCGCCGTGGCCGTCGGCTGACCCTTCACGACGGCGAACGGCGCGCAACGCTGGAGGTCCTGCCTGCGTACCAGCGTACGGCGGGCGGCGACAGCGTCGGCGACGGGCGCATCATCGCGCCGATGCCCGGTCGCGTGGTGGTGGTGAAGACACGAGCGGGGGACAGTGTGGACGCAGGACAGGAATTGCTGGTGATGGAGGCGATGAAGATGGAACTCGCCATCAGGGCCCCCCGCGCCGGCGTGGTGGCCGAACTGCGCGCCGCGGCCGGGGATTTCGTCGAGGCCGACACCGTCCTGGTAGCGCTCGAGTGAGGTCTGCAGCGCGGACCTCGTGGCGTGTGGCGGCGGTCCTGCTGGTGGCCTGCACCCTGGGCGGTTGCGTCATGTTCGAACAACCGCCGGCACCGCTGACTTGCGACCCCGCCCTGGTCGGACGCTGGATCCCGCTGCCCGACAGCCCGCAGGACCGCGTGCCGCTGGGCAAGGACGATCATGCGGACGTGGATGCCGCCTGCCGGGTGCGCCTGCGCGACGGTGCGCGCGCCCAGGCGCCGGAGTTCGACGCGCTGGGATTCGAGCTGGACGGCGAACGCTACCTGGCCTTGGGCTTCAAGGAGCTGGAGGGCCTGTTCGCCACCGGCCAGGCCGGCGCGCCGCCCATCCCGAAAGGCATGCCGGCCGGCGCGGTCACACTGCTGAAATACCGCATTCGCGACGATACGCTGCAGATCGCGATGCTCGACACGGTGGACATCATGCAACGCGTGCAGCAGGGAACCTTGAAGGCGCGCGAGGCCGACGCCAGTACCTACGTGTTCGAAGGCAGGCCCGAGCAGCTGCGCCGGTTGCTGCGGTCCGAGCCCGCGCTGTTCGACGCCTTCGATGGCCGCGACAGGACGCTGCGCATGCGCCGCGCCAAGGACGGGAAACGGTCATGAACGCCCTGCCCTCCTCCACCGCCGATTTCGTCCGCATCGTCGAGGTGGGGCCGCGCGACGGCCTGCAGAACGAGAAGACCCTCGTCGCCACCGCCGACAAGGTGGAACTGATCGACCGGCTGTCGCGCACCGGCCTGCTCAGCATCGAGGCCACCAGCTTCGTCAGCCCCAAGTGGGTGCCGCAGCTGGCCGACGCCGCCGAGGTGTTCGCGGCCATCCAGCGACGGCCCGGCACGGCCTATCCCGTGCTGGTGCCGAATGAGACCGGCTACGACCGTGCGCGCGCCGTCGGCGTCGAGGAAGTGGCGGTGTTCACGGCCGCGTCCGAGGCGTTCAACCGCAAGAACATCAACGCCTCCATCGACGAATCCATCGAACGGTTCCGCCCGGTACTCGAGCGCGCCGCCGCCGATGGCGTGAAGGTACGCGGCTACGTCTCCACCGTGCTCGGCTGTCCCTACCAGGGGGAGGTGCCCGTCGCCGACGTGGTGCGCGTGGCGCGTCAGCTGCATGCGATGGGCTGCTACGAAATCTCGCTGGGCGACACCATCGGCGTCGGCACGCCACGCAAGGCGGCCGACATGCTGTCGGCGGTCGCCGCCGAGGTGCCGATGCCCGCGCTGGCCGTGCATTTCCACGACACCTACGGGCAGGCCCTGGCGAACATCCTGGCCTGTCTCGACGTCGGCGTGCGCGTGGTGGACTCGGCCGTCTCCGGCGCAGGCGGTTGCCCGTACGCCAAGGGGGCCAGCGGCAACGTCGCCAGCGAGGACGTCGTCTACCTGCTGCACGGCCTCGGACTGCGCACCGGCGTGGATCTGGACCTGCTGGCGGATACCGGCCGCTGGCTGTCGACCCGGCTCGGGCGCGAGACCGGCAGCCGGGTCGGCAAGGCGCTGGCGGCCGCATGAGCCAGAGGCCGGCCAGCGACATCGAGGTGATGGCGCTGGTCGCCGCGCTCGAACGCGCGGGCACGGCCGATGGCCCCCACGCCGACCTGCTCCGCCAGGCACGCGAGGCACTGCTGGCCAAGCAGCACGAGGCGGACACCGAGCGTTCGCGCTACCGCAACCTGTTCGACGCCGTGCCCGACCCGGTCAGCATCATCGCCGAGGACGGCACCATCCTGGACCTCAACAAGGCCGGTATGCTGGCCTACAAGCGGCCTCGCGAGGAAATCGTCGGCCGCAACATCAACGTGCTTAACCCCGACCTGCCGCGCGACCACCTGGTGCCGGTGTGGGAAACGCTCAACCGCGGCGAGACCTACGTGATCGAGGTCACCAACATGCGCGGCGACGGCACCCGCTTCCCGGTGGAAGTGCACTCGGCCAACATCAGCTTCGATGGCCGCAAGGCGATCGTCGCCGTGGCCCGCGACATCAGCAGCCGCCGCCTGGCGGAGCTGCGTTACCGCGAACTGATGGAGACCATCGACAAGGGCATCGTGGTGCACAACCGCGATCTGGAAGTGCAGTACTGCAATGGCGCGGCGATGCGCATCTTCGGCATCCGCGAGGACCAGCGGGCCGACCAGGAGCTGGCGATGGGCCGCTGGCATATCGTCGACGAGCACGGGCGCGAGATGGCGCGCCACGAACTGCCCGCCCAGCGCGCGCTCGACAGCGGGCACATGATCGAAAGCGTGCTGCTCGGCCTGTACCACCGCGAGAAGAAACAGCTGCTGTGGCTCACCGCCACCTCGGTGCCGCAGTTCGCCCCCGGCGCCAGTACGCCATCGCAGGTCACCACGCTGTTCAGCGACGTCACCGAACTCAAGCGCGACAGCGCGCTGTTCGACCGCGCGCAGTCGCTGGCGCACATCGGCGGCTGGGAATGGGACCTGGGGCGCGACCGCATGTACCTGACCGACGAGGCCCAGCGCATCCTCGGCGCGGCGCGGGCGCTGGTCACCATGGACGACATGCTGTCGTGCCTGCGCGAGACCGACCGCCGCCGCCTGCGCGGCGCGCTGGACCTGATCACCGCCGGTGGCCAGGGCTTCGACATGGAACTGCAGGGCACCCAGGCCGACGGCCATCCGTTCTGGATCCGCGTGATCGGCGATGCCGAACCCGGCGATCCCGGCGCCTCGCGGATCACGGGCACCATGCAGGACATCTCGCAGGACAAGCAGGCCGAGGAGATGCTGCGCATCCAGGCGCGCACCGACCCGCTGACCGGGCTGATGAACCGCGACGCCGTGCTGACCGAGCTCGGCGCGCGGCTGGCCGACCCCGAGCGCGCGCGCGTCGCCGTGCTCTACATCGACCTGGACCGTTTCAAGATGGTCAACGACGTACTGGGCCACAACGCCGGCGACGAGTTGCTGGTGCAGGCGTCGGACCGCATCCGCGGCGCGGTGGGTACCGACGGCATGATCGCCCGTTTCGGCGGCGACGAATTCCTGGTGATCTGCGACGCCGGCCAGGATCCGCACCTGCCCGAAGCGATGGCGCATGCGGTGCTGGGCGCGTTCGCCGACGCCTTCCGCTTCGGCAAGGACGAGTTCGCCATCACCGCCAGCATCGGCCTGGCAGTGGCGCCGGAAGATGGCACCCGGCCGCAGCAGCTGATCCAGAATGCCGACATCGCGATGTACGACAGCAAGCATCGCGCGCGCAACGGCTGGCAGAGCTTCACCCAGGAACTGGCGCAGCGGCAGCAGGACCGGCTGCAGATCGAGACGCAGCTGCGGCGTGCCGTGGACAACGAGGAGTTCCGCCTCGTCTACCAGCCGCAGGTCGACCTGCGCAACGGCCGCATCATCGCCGGCGAGGCGCTGATCCGCTGGCAGAACCATCAGCTGGGCGAACTGCGGCCGGACGTGTTCATCAGCCACGCCGAAACCACCGGCGACATCGTGCGCATCGGCAGCTGGGTGCTGCGCGAAGCCTGCCGCCAGGTGGCCGCGTGGCGCGACATGGGCCTGGGCATCGTGCGGGTGGCGGTCAACGTGTCGTACCGGCAGTTCGCCGGCGACGATCTCGCCGACCGGGTACGCGCCATCCTCGCCGAGTTCGACCTGCCCGGCAGCGCACTGGAGCTCGAGTTCACCGAACGCGTGCTGATCGAGGACGCGCCGGCCACGCTGCGCACCTTCGCCGACCTGCGCCAGCTGGGCGTGTTGCTGACCATCGACGATTTCGGCGAGGGCTACAGCGCGCTCAACTACCTGCGCCGCCTGCCGATCCACGGCCTGAAACTGAGCCCGCTGTTCACCGAAGGCGTGCCGAACAACCGCTCCGACGTGGCGGTCTGCCAGGCGGTCTCGGCCATCGCCCGCAGCCTGGGCCTGGGCCTGGTGGCCGAAGGCGTGGAATCGGAAGCGCAGCGCCAGTTCCTGCTCAACCTCGGCGTGCCGGTCGGCCAGGGCTTCCTGTTCGCCCCCGGCCTGTCGCCGGACGAATTCGCGCGGCGCCTCGCCGATGCGCCGCTGGAACGCGTGCACGCCTGAGCGGCGGGATACTTGGTCCGGCCGGTGTGGGAGCGACGTCAGTCGCGAAGAAGCCTTCCTTGTGAAGCCCCATCGCGACTGACGTCGCTCCCACAGCCCCCCCTCAGGATCACTGGCGCGACGCCCGTCACCCGCCATCGCGTTAAAATGCCGGCCTTTCCGCACCAGGTTCACCGCATGCAGCTTTCCGACACCCGCGCCGTCATCACCGGTGGCGTTTCCGGCCTGGGCCTGGCCGTCGCCCGCCATCTGGTCGCCCAGGGAGGCAAGGCCGCGCTGTTCGACGTCAACGACGACAAGGGCGCCGCAGCCGTCGCCGAACTGGGCGAGGCACATGTCCGCTACTTCCGCACCGACGTGACCGACGAAGCCGGCGTGGCGGCGAACGTGGCGGCGGCGAAGGATTTCCTGGGCGGGCTGAATGCGGCGATCAACTGCGCCGGCATCCTCGGTGCCGGCCGCGTGCTGGGCAAGGAAGCACCGATGCCGCTGTCGACCTTCCAGGCCACGGTGATGGTCAACCTGGTCGGCAGCTTCAACGTGGCCAAGGCCGCGGCCGACCAGATGCAGCACAACGCGCCGAATGCCGACGGCGAGCGCGGCGTGATCGTCAATACCGCCAGCGTGGCGGCGTACGAGGGCCAGATCGGCCAGGCCGCGTACTCGGCATCGAAAGGCGGCGTGGTCGGCATGACGCTGCCGATGGCGCGCGAGCTGTCGCGCTTCGGCATCCGCGTGATGACGGTGGCACCGGGCATCTTCTGGACGCCGATGGTCGATGGCATGCCGGACGCCGTGCAGCAGTCGCTCAGCGCCTCGATCCCGTTCCCGTCCCGCCTCGGCAGGCCGGAGGAGTTCGCCGACCTGGTCGCCTACATCCTCGGCAATCCCTACCTCAACGGCGAAACCATCCGGCTGGATGGCGCCGTGCGGCTGGCACCGAAGTAAGCCGGGATTCGGCATTCGGGATTCGGGATTCGCAACAGGCGGACCCGACTCCGTCGGTGCCGGCCCTGCTCCAACGAATCCCGAATCTCCACTCCCCAATCCCGGCTCCTCACCATGAAAGCTTTCGACATCAAGAAAGGCAACGTCGTCGAACACAACGGCGGCGTGTACCAGATCCGCGACATCGAGCGCAGCTCGCCGCAGGGCCGCGGCGGCAACGTGCGCTTCCGTTTCATCATGTACAGCGTGCCGGGCGGCAACAAGCTGGACGCCAGCTTCGATGCCGACGACACCCTCAGCGAAGTGGAGCTGCTGCGCCGCCAGGCGACGTATTCCTACAAGGACGGCGACGCCTTCGTGTTCCTCGATGACGAGGACTACACGCCGTACACGCTGGATGCGAACGTGATCGGCGACGACGCCGGCTACATCACCGACGGACTGACGGGCTGCTACGTGCAGGTGATCGATGAGATGCCGGTGGCGCTGCAGTTGCCGCAGCACGTGACGCTGGAAGTGGTGGAAACGCCGCCGGAACTGAAGGGCGGCACCGCCACCAAGCGTCCGAAGCCGGCGAAGCTGAGCACCGGCATCGAGATCATGGTGCCCGAGTACATCACCAACGGCGAGCGCATCCTGGTCAACACGACCACCGGCGAGTTCGGCGGCCGCGCGGATTGAGGTCGGGTACGCGCTGCGCACGACCCGCTGAAGCTCCCGCTGCGCGATGAAGCATGCTGCGGTCGTTTGCGTGGCGCAGGCTACGTGGATGCCCACAGCGCGGCGG includes the following:
- the yeiP gene encoding elongation factor P-like protein YeiP — protein: MKAFDIKKGNVVEHNGGVYQIRDIERSSPQGRGGNVRFRFIMYSVPGGNKLDASFDADDTLSEVELLRRQATYSYKDGDAFVFLDDEDYTPYTLDANVIGDDAGYITDGLTGCYVQVIDEMPVALQLPQHVTLEVVETPPELKGGTATKRPKPAKLSTGIEIMVPEYITNGERILVNTTTGEFGGRAD
- a CDS encoding hydroxymethylglutaryl-CoA lyase codes for the protein MNALPSSTADFVRIVEVGPRDGLQNEKTLVATADKVELIDRLSRTGLLSIEATSFVSPKWVPQLADAAEVFAAIQRRPGTAYPVLVPNETGYDRARAVGVEEVAVFTAASEAFNRKNINASIDESIERFRPVLERAAADGVKVRGYVSTVLGCPYQGEVPVADVVRVARQLHAMGCYEISLGDTIGVGTPRKAADMLSAVAAEVPMPALAVHFHDTYGQALANILACLDVGVRVVDSAVSGAGGCPYAKGASGNVASEDVVYLLHGLGLRTGVDLDLLADTGRWLSTRLGRETGSRVGKALAAA
- a CDS encoding acetyl/propionyl/methylcrotonyl-CoA carboxylase subunit alpha, producing the protein MFSKILIANRGEIACRVIRTCRRLGIRTVAVYSEADADAQQVRQADEAVLIGGPRPADSYLRGDVILDAAKRTGAQAIHPGYGFLSENADFADAVVAAGMVFIGPSGTSMRKMGSKAGAKELMDAAGVPVVPGYTGEDQSPNTLSREAARIGFPLMIKAAHGGGGKGMRVVHRLEDFIGQLESCQREAANAFGRDRVLLERYVQSPRHIEIQVFADTHGHTLHLNERECSAQRRYQKVLEESPSPFLTPALRTAMGDAAVKAAQAIDYANAGTVEFIVDPEGRFYFMEINTRLQVEHPVTEMVTGLDLVEWQLRVAAGEPLPLTQDAIAQRGHAIEVRLYAEDPEAGFLPGSGRLESLVLPTPSADVRLDGGVIEGDVVTIFYDPMIAKLIVWGEDRPNALARLREALADCDIVGPKSNIGFLEQLVRHPAVVEGRIDTGYLDRHLDEFMPAPSLTPDLQVAASVAVLLEQETSARRDAAASGDPGSPWAAADGWRLGHAGRRPLAFQHRDQRWETLGHGHAGRYVVEIEGTAHPVDGARLTAGLLELRIHDQARRLRIHRRGRRLTLHDGERRATLEVLPAYQRTAGGDSVGDGRIIAPMPGRVVVVKTRAGDSVDAGQELLVMEAMKMELAIRAPRAGVVAELRAAAGDFVEADTVLVALE
- a CDS encoding sensor domain-containing protein gives rise to the protein MSQRPASDIEVMALVAALERAGTADGPHADLLRQAREALLAKQHEADTERSRYRNLFDAVPDPVSIIAEDGTILDLNKAGMLAYKRPREEIVGRNINVLNPDLPRDHLVPVWETLNRGETYVIEVTNMRGDGTRFPVEVHSANISFDGRKAIVAVARDISSRRLAELRYRELMETIDKGIVVHNRDLEVQYCNGAAMRIFGIREDQRADQELAMGRWHIVDEHGREMARHELPAQRALDSGHMIESVLLGLYHREKKQLLWLTATSVPQFAPGASTPSQVTTLFSDVTELKRDSALFDRAQSLAHIGGWEWDLGRDRMYLTDEAQRILGAARALVTMDDMLSCLRETDRRRLRGALDLITAGGQGFDMELQGTQADGHPFWIRVIGDAEPGDPGASRITGTMQDISQDKQAEEMLRIQARTDPLTGLMNRDAVLTELGARLADPERARVAVLYIDLDRFKMVNDVLGHNAGDELLVQASDRIRGAVGTDGMIARFGGDEFLVICDAGQDPHLPEAMAHAVLGAFADAFRFGKDEFAITASIGLAVAPEDGTRPQQLIQNADIAMYDSKHRARNGWQSFTQELAQRQQDRLQIETQLRRAVDNEEFRLVYQPQVDLRNGRIIAGEALIRWQNHQLGELRPDVFISHAETTGDIVRIGSWVLREACRQVAAWRDMGLGIVRVAVNVSYRQFAGDDLADRVRAILAEFDLPGSALELEFTERVLIEDAPATLRTFADLRQLGVLLTIDDFGEGYSALNYLRRLPIHGLKLSPLFTEGVPNNRSDVAVCQAVSAIARSLGLGLVAEGVESEAQRQFLLNLGVPVGQGFLFAPGLSPDEFARRLADAPLERVHA
- a CDS encoding SDR family NAD(P)-dependent oxidoreductase; the protein is MQLSDTRAVITGGVSGLGLAVARHLVAQGGKAALFDVNDDKGAAAVAELGEAHVRYFRTDVTDEAGVAANVAAAKDFLGGLNAAINCAGILGAGRVLGKEAPMPLSTFQATVMVNLVGSFNVAKAAADQMQHNAPNADGERGVIVNTASVAAYEGQIGQAAYSASKGGVVGMTLPMARELSRFGIRVMTVAPGIFWTPMVDGMPDAVQQSLSASIPFPSRLGRPEEFADLVAYILGNPYLNGETIRLDGAVRLAPK
- a CDS encoding VOC family protein; this translates as MIDHLGIEVADYARSRAFYERVLATLGHGVVMEVTREMSGGYEGCGFGPPGRPQFWVGKGSGKPGSGSHIAFSAQTRAQVDAFHTAALSAGARDNGAPGLRPHYHPNYYGAFAIDPDGHNIEAVCHLPAEIEP